A region of Sulfurimonas sp. DNA encodes the following proteins:
- the soxZ gene encoding thiosulfate oxidation carrier complex protein SoxZ — protein sequence MAKKMKIKAKEKKGVVKVKAMFTSLMADKEEAVKKGIKASYIKYITAKVNDVVVYEVSTSGFMSENPLVKFKFKGKKGDKIIFTTVDNNSKEQTGKKKIK from the coding sequence AAAAATGAAAATTAAAGCAAAAGAAAAAAAAGGTGTTGTTAAAGTAAAGGCAATGTTTACAAGCTTAATGGCTGACAAAGAAGAAGCGGTTAAGAAAGGTATTAAAGCGTCATATATTAAATATATTACTGCTAAAGTTAATGATGTTGTAGTATATGAAGTATCTACTAGTGGTTTCATGTCTGAAAATCCACTTGTTAAGTTTAAATTTAAGGGTAAAAAAGGTGATAAAATCATTTTTACTACAGTTGACAACAATTCAAAAGAACAGACAGGTAAGAAGAAAATTAAATAG